The following coding sequences are from one Novipirellula caenicola window:
- a CDS encoding DUF1559 domain-containing protein: MNTKKTIRNGFTLVELLVVIAIIGVLVGLLLPAVQAAREAARRMQCSNHLKQIGLGLHNYHSTYQSLPPGYIRYPKPTAHAGPSFNNNTRSQWAWGAFLLPQLEEGALFDELRVGQIPLSTALTADGSILDKTEVIKNSVATFVCPSDDGPMVHISNQLYAPGGPWITAVAKSNYLGVNTTRRWHSGGRLTGPDQGEFSQWTIPPGPTTAPNGVFLRDKAIKFRDVLDGLSNTIAVSERVYSQGTPTRVIDCYAGIFVGTDSGNEQLTIRKTFGGFSAPINSISGTECQYGFSSHHPGGIMTLFADGSVHFITDSIEHIRFTTTNNRDVDSVLEKLGSRNDRLVIDEDAF, translated from the coding sequence GTGAACACTAAAAAGACGATTCGCAATGGATTCACGCTGGTTGAATTATTGGTGGTTATCGCAATTATCGGTGTCTTGGTCGGATTGCTGCTTCCCGCCGTACAAGCGGCCCGTGAAGCGGCTCGCCGGATGCAGTGTTCCAACCATCTAAAACAGATTGGATTGGGGCTACACAATTATCACTCGACCTACCAAAGCCTTCCGCCGGGCTACATTCGCTATCCCAAGCCCACCGCCCATGCGGGACCGTCGTTCAATAACAACACACGATCGCAGTGGGCGTGGGGCGCATTTTTGCTGCCACAGCTCGAAGAGGGAGCGCTGTTTGATGAATTGCGGGTCGGCCAGATTCCGCTTTCCACCGCGCTGACCGCCGATGGCAGCATTCTTGACAAAACCGAGGTCATCAAGAACTCGGTCGCGACGTTTGTTTGCCCCTCCGACGACGGTCCCATGGTGCACATTTCGAACCAACTGTATGCCCCCGGAGGTCCTTGGATTACCGCGGTAGCAAAGTCGAATTACTTGGGTGTTAACACGACGCGGCGATGGCACTCGGGCGGCCGATTGACCGGACCCGATCAAGGCGAATTCAGTCAATGGACCATTCCACCCGGTCCGACCACCGCTCCCAATGGAGTCTTTCTACGCGACAAAGCGATCAAATTCCGTGATGTTTTGGATGGTTTAAGTAACACCATCGCGGTGTCCGAGCGAGTTTACAGCCAGGGCACTCCGACGCGTGTGATTGATTGCTACGCCGGTATCTTCGTGGGAACGGATTCCGGCAACGAGCAATTGACGATCCGAAAAACCTTCGGCGGCTTTTCGGCACCCATCAATTCGATTTCAGGAACCGAGTGCCAATATGGTTTTTCCAGCCATCACCCCGGTGGGATCATGACGCTGTTTGCGGATGGAAGTGTCCATTTCATCACCGACTCGATCGAACACATTCGATTCACGACCACCAACAATCGAGATGTCGACAGCGTGCTGGAAAAACTCGGGTCGCGTAACGATCGTCTTGTCATCGACGAAGACGCCTTCTAA
- a CDS encoding carboxypeptidase-like regulatory domain-containing protein, with amino-acid sequence MKNRNWNGLWIGCLSALLVGCGGGPELSDVEGVVTVNGKPAANVEITFQPTSGGRASVGMTDEAGEYELIYSPSATGAIPGPHTVTIAAVEGVLAPEDTSTGSEMLEGPDSGVSEFAGVQKSVTVESGSNTIDVSFP; translated from the coding sequence ATGAAAAATCGAAATTGGAATGGGTTATGGATTGGATGCTTGTCCGCTTTGTTGGTCGGATGCGGCGGTGGACCTGAGCTAAGTGACGTCGAGGGAGTGGTCACGGTCAACGGGAAACCGGCTGCGAACGTGGAAATCACTTTTCAACCCACCAGTGGCGGACGCGCTTCGGTCGGGATGACCGACGAAGCGGGTGAGTATGAATTGATCTACAGTCCGTCGGCAACCGGAGCGATCCCGGGGCCTCACACCGTCACGATCGCTGCGGTCGAGGGAGTGCTGGCGCCGGAGGACACTTCGACTGGATCAGAAATGTTAGAAGGGCCTGATAGCGGCGTCAGCGAGTTTGCTGGGGTGCAAAAGAGCGTTACGGTCGAGTCGGGCAGCAATACCATCGACGTCAGCTTTCCTTGA
- a CDS encoding AMP nucleosidase: MSEPFKIDPTLSADELRCQIDLACERMEATYDNGFYSKVNVVRHWSKHNPELSGKIARPSALRWYLRRELLKLARLGAEITITQSRPRVDLNSPTLLEMIDESEFDLTAKKVFLFGPERCELSIERLEHYTGTRAEDFQRFVLLTNYQMHMDAFVEQFPYCVGSSRANVQMPALHHRDVGNQGISIVNIGVGPSNAKNLTDHLAVLRPDAMLMVGHCAGVRNHQEIGDFVLATGYMRADYLLDELLPPSVPIIPSFLLNRALAQVLDQRGLRYRIGAVYTTADRNWELMLRRTKEHLRVSRSIAVDMESATVAANGFRYRIPHATLLCVSDKPLHGKPKLPGEAVAFYNETKKHHLSVAMEAIRIIKQEHPEGLPNTEIRAPGEPLLGGPGTE; the protein is encoded by the coding sequence ATGAGTGAACCATTTAAAATTGATCCGACTCTTTCTGCAGACGAATTGCGTTGCCAAATCGACTTGGCGTGCGAGCGGATGGAAGCGACGTACGACAATGGGTTTTATTCCAAAGTCAATGTGGTTCGACATTGGTCCAAACACAATCCCGAATTGTCGGGCAAAATTGCGCGTCCCAGTGCGCTGCGTTGGTACCTCCGCCGAGAACTGCTCAAATTAGCCCGGCTCGGAGCCGAGATCACGATCACCCAGTCTCGGCCGCGTGTCGATCTTAACTCGCCAACACTATTGGAGATGATTGACGAATCGGAATTCGATCTGACCGCCAAAAAAGTGTTCCTGTTTGGACCCGAGCGTTGTGAATTGTCAATCGAACGTCTGGAACACTACACCGGGACCCGGGCAGAGGATTTCCAGCGTTTTGTCTTGTTGACGAACTACCAGATGCACATGGATGCGTTCGTCGAGCAGTTTCCCTATTGCGTTGGATCCTCACGAGCCAATGTGCAGATGCCTGCGTTGCATCATCGTGATGTCGGCAATCAAGGTATCAGCATCGTCAATATTGGTGTCGGGCCATCGAACGCCAAGAACCTGACCGACCACTTGGCGGTACTTCGACCCGACGCGATGTTGATGGTGGGGCACTGCGCCGGAGTGCGTAACCACCAAGAGATCGGTGACTTTGTTTTGGCAACAGGCTACATGCGGGCCGACTACTTGCTCGATGAATTGTTGCCTCCATCGGTGCCAATCATTCCCAGTTTTCTGCTCAATCGCGCACTCGCCCAAGTACTGGATCAACGAGGACTGCGTTATCGAATTGGGGCGGTCTATACGACCGCTGACCGAAACTGGGAATTGATGCTGCGGAGGACCAAAGAACATTTGCGGGTCAGCCGCAGTATTGCGGTCGACATGGAATCGGCAACCGTCGCCGCGAATGGGTTTCGCTATCGGATTCCCCACGCCACGCTGCTGTGCGTGTCGGACAAACCGCTGCACGGAAAGCCAAAACTACCCGGTGAAGCGGTCGCGTTTTACAACGAGACAAAGAAACATCATTTGTCCGTCGCGATGGAGGCCATCCGGATCATCAAACAAGAACATCCAGAGGGTTTGCCCAACACTGAAATTCGAGCTCCAGGCGAACCGCTGCTCGGCGGCCCCGGCACCGAGTGA
- a CDS encoding OST-HTH/LOTUS domain-containing protein: MKKNTTLINLLRTAVKEKTGEGGWASLGQVGSHLSGQGEFNHRDLGYAKHIDLFAAIDLFKVENRRQPGHPRVQLRQNKS; the protein is encoded by the coding sequence ATGAAAAAGAACACTACACTGATCAACCTGCTACGAACGGCGGTAAAGGAGAAAACTGGAGAGGGCGGTTGGGCCTCACTCGGGCAAGTCGGTTCTCATCTTTCCGGACAGGGAGAGTTCAATCATCGCGATCTCGGTTATGCAAAACACATTGACTTGTTCGCGGCGATCGATCTATTCAAAGTCGAAAATCGCAGACAACCTGGCCATCCCCGGGTGCAATTACGGCAAAACAAGAGCTGA
- a CDS encoding S9 family peptidase: MSTLSLDRIFGSDELSADHLPDLVWSKRSDTYFTLEKSSEVEGGVDVVQVDTAHGTKQTVVPAKALIPSDREAPLAIDGFQFSSDESKLLIFTNSKRVWRRNTRGDYWVFDVATQKLKQLGGDAAPSTLMFAKFSPENLRVSYVCNNNLYVQDIDSLQIAQLTDDGSAETINGTSDWVNEEELAIRDAYRWSPDGTAIAFWQFDTTGVGRFHLIDNTRGIYPQITTFPYPKVGEKNSATRLGVVRIDSGNITWLDVPGDAREHYLPQMEWTPAGDQILLQQMNRLQNTNRVMLANPENGKTQTVFTDTDETWLENENPVRWIDDGNAFVWLSERDGWRHAYRVSRDGTQVTKITAGDYDVLEIEAIDAKAGWLYFAASPDNPTQRYLYRVKLDGSDLTQLSPQDQQGWHTYAISDDGQWAVHTYSTFNTPPVVKLIRLDDHSVVRVLSDNAKLRERLAELNTPTSEFFRVDIGDGLQLDAWCLKPPQLDETKKYPLLVHVYGEPHGQTVKDVWQGARGLWHAMLAQQGYVVVSIDNRGTRSPRGREWRKCIYRKIGVIAPEEQAAAVRALLAKWSYLDPKRVGVWGWSGGGSMSLNAIFRYPDLYSTAIAVAPNANQLLYDSIYQERYMGLPDDNAENYRLGSPLTYASQLEGNLLIVHGTGDDNGHYQGTEYLINELIANNKQFSVMPYPGRSHAINEGTNTVRHFYSVLTHYFNEHLAAAGSDD; encoded by the coding sequence ATGTCTACATTATCACTGGATCGAATCTTTGGCTCGGATGAGTTATCAGCGGACCACCTGCCCGATCTCGTTTGGAGCAAACGGTCCGACACCTACTTCACGCTTGAGAAATCATCGGAGGTCGAAGGGGGCGTCGATGTGGTTCAAGTCGACACGGCCCATGGCACAAAACAAACGGTTGTGCCCGCGAAGGCTTTGATTCCAAGCGATCGTGAAGCCCCTCTTGCGATCGATGGTTTTCAGTTTTCCAGCGATGAATCGAAGCTGTTGATCTTTACCAATAGCAAGCGGGTGTGGCGGCGGAATACGCGAGGCGATTATTGGGTGTTTGATGTCGCAACCCAGAAACTGAAGCAACTCGGTGGGGACGCAGCACCCTCGACGTTGATGTTCGCGAAATTTTCTCCCGAGAATCTTCGCGTTTCCTACGTTTGCAATAACAACCTGTATGTTCAGGACATAGACAGTCTGCAAATCGCGCAACTGACCGACGACGGATCCGCCGAGACGATCAATGGCACCTCGGATTGGGTCAACGAAGAAGAATTGGCGATCCGCGATGCTTACCGCTGGAGTCCTGATGGGACAGCGATTGCGTTTTGGCAATTCGACACCACGGGTGTCGGACGGTTTCATTTGATCGATAACACTCGCGGCATCTACCCACAAATCACCACGTTTCCGTATCCCAAAGTCGGCGAGAAAAATTCGGCCACACGATTGGGAGTCGTTCGCATTGACAGCGGAAACATCACTTGGCTTGATGTGCCTGGGGACGCTCGCGAACACTATCTGCCGCAAATGGAATGGACGCCCGCGGGTGACCAGATTTTGCTGCAGCAGATGAATCGCCTGCAAAACACCAATCGTGTGATGCTCGCCAATCCCGAAAATGGCAAGACACAAACCGTCTTTACCGACACGGACGAAACCTGGTTAGAAAACGAAAACCCGGTGCGGTGGATCGACGACGGCAACGCATTTGTCTGGCTCAGCGAACGCGATGGATGGCGACATGCTTATCGCGTCAGCCGTGATGGAACACAAGTAACCAAGATCACCGCCGGCGATTACGACGTGCTCGAAATCGAGGCGATCGATGCAAAAGCGGGTTGGCTTTACTTCGCGGCCTCGCCTGATAACCCGACCCAGCGTTATCTGTACCGAGTCAAGTTGGATGGTTCGGATCTGACGCAATTGTCGCCACAAGATCAACAAGGGTGGCACACCTACGCGATCTCTGATGATGGTCAATGGGCCGTGCATACCTATTCGACATTCAACACGCCGCCGGTGGTCAAGCTGATTCGGCTCGACGACCACAGCGTGGTTCGCGTGCTGAGCGACAATGCCAAACTGCGAGAGCGACTCGCTGAACTGAACACCCCGACATCGGAGTTCTTTCGTGTCGATATCGGCGACGGGCTGCAGTTGGATGCATGGTGTCTGAAGCCGCCACAATTGGATGAAACCAAAAAGTACCCACTGTTGGTTCACGTCTACGGCGAACCGCACGGTCAAACCGTCAAAGATGTGTGGCAAGGGGCACGTGGTCTTTGGCACGCGATGTTGGCACAGCAAGGCTATGTCGTTGTCAGTATCGACAATCGCGGAACCCGATCGCCACGCGGTCGCGAATGGCGAAAATGCATCTATCGAAAGATCGGCGTGATTGCGCCGGAGGAGCAGGCCGCGGCGGTACGAGCGTTGTTGGCCAAGTGGAGTTATTTGGATCCCAAGCGTGTCGGAGTATGGGGCTGGAGCGGCGGAGGAAGCATGAGTCTGAATGCGATTTTCCGTTATCCCGATCTGTACAGCACCGCCATCGCGGTCGCCCCCAATGCGAATCAATTGCTTTATGATTCCATCTATCAAGAGCGATACATGGGGTTACCTGATGACAATGCCGAGAACTACCGGCTCGGTTCGCCGCTGACCTATGCAAGTCAGCTGGAAGGGAACTTGTTGATCGTCCATGGGACCGGAGATGACAACGGCCACTATCAAGGAACCGAGTATTTGATCAACGAATTGATCGCCAATAACAAGCAGTTTTCGGTGATGCCCTATCCTGGACGCTCTCACGCGATCAACGAGGGAACGAATACGGTTCGGCATTTCTACTCGGTCCTGACCCACTACTTCAACGAACACCTCGCTGCTGCTGGCTCGGACGATTAG
- a CDS encoding SHD1 domain-containing protein: MTVARMIRIVSLTILLAFAVCPTVLGRTWTDRTGKSHVEAELVTVRQGKAYLEKSDGTVSAVPLQRLSIKDLAYLAAMPKYETQVKPFLTENASSQPSAPTSPTMATIEVETPSASGSIRQFRSDRWGYKGLAFSSDGAYLVTLGSNNIVVMDINASTKTEYEIDSGMRSSLTLTPDGKRLMAGSHDGNVLVWQFGDDGQLTPEKQFSIYQGEIKSIVVSPDNQHVLTIHAPSVACLWQLDTGKVLARYSDFAFNSGAAARFSRHGGHAMVSDGRVAAVIDIATANILQQMSLSRGSGQFAAVSPDGSLIATGRIYDIHYFQPQTGAQSATGKGNETLWSAAFSPDGNRLISGGRENIKLWDAETGAMLQEFTMGDSGYVKYVAFSPDGIHFAAIGGPIGKLVEVFRLPQRR, encoded by the coding sequence ATGACGGTCGCCCGAATGATCCGTATCGTTTCCCTTACCATCTTGCTCGCGTTTGCCGTTTGCCCGACGGTGCTTGGACGAACGTGGACCGACCGCACTGGCAAATCGCATGTCGAAGCCGAATTGGTAACAGTTCGCCAAGGAAAAGCCTATCTGGAAAAATCCGATGGCACCGTCAGTGCGGTTCCGCTGCAGCGATTGAGCATCAAGGATCTCGCGTACCTTGCCGCAATGCCAAAGTACGAAACGCAGGTCAAACCATTTCTAACGGAAAACGCATCATCGCAGCCCTCGGCACCAACGAGCCCGACGATGGCCACAATCGAAGTCGAGACACCGTCCGCCTCGGGTTCGATTCGCCAATTTCGTTCAGACCGTTGGGGCTACAAGGGGTTGGCCTTTTCCAGTGACGGAGCGTATTTGGTCACGTTGGGCAGTAACAACATTGTCGTGATGGACATCAATGCGTCGACCAAAACGGAATACGAGATCGACAGTGGAATGCGATCGAGTTTGACATTGACGCCTGATGGAAAACGTCTGATGGCGGGATCACACGATGGCAACGTCTTGGTATGGCAGTTTGGGGACGACGGCCAATTGACCCCTGAGAAACAGTTTTCGATCTACCAAGGCGAGATCAAATCGATCGTCGTGTCGCCCGACAATCAACACGTCCTGACGATTCATGCACCATCGGTCGCTTGTCTTTGGCAGTTGGATACGGGCAAAGTGTTGGCACGATACAGCGACTTCGCGTTTAACTCGGGTGCCGCAGCCCGCTTCAGTCGTCATGGCGGCCATGCCATGGTGAGCGACGGCCGCGTTGCGGCAGTGATCGACATTGCCACTGCCAACATCCTTCAGCAGATGTCGCTTTCGCGTGGCAGTGGCCAATTCGCTGCGGTCTCGCCCGATGGCAGCTTGATCGCGACCGGTCGCATTTACGACATTCATTACTTCCAACCTCAGACCGGCGCGCAGTCGGCCACCGGGAAAGGAAATGAAACCTTGTGGTCCGCCGCGTTTTCACCCGATGGCAACCGTCTGATTAGCGGTGGCCGTGAAAACATCAAGCTGTGGGATGCCGAAACAGGAGCGATGTTACAAGAGTTCACAATGGGCGACAGTGGCTATGTCAAGTACGTCGCCTTCTCACCCGACGGCATCCACTTCGCAGCCATAGGCGGCCCGATCGGAAAGCTCGTCGAAGTCTTCCGGCTGCCCCAACGTCGTTGA
- a CDS encoding S1C family serine protease — translation MKTETPSMTKDTHRKEQTGVLILVVAGFLLVLVLVASVASFAAWKLYHSVFVVAENPPPSADLPHPEHSIVSEPQNHHDAATETNVTVIPMAAEQAAESTANPQQEMDVESDRKNELDDDGSSSAVAPVRLIADLPPLGPEVPKTLGSTKSPIKYAWESIESLVYDFDIEAELGSRKIKYRGRNTIQTTDKSSTEFSADAQTNQGTGSGFLIHPQGIVVTCAHVVKGATRIEAVMEDTKFNANVIKFDFENDLAVLRLEQTGLPFLTFADSDQVRLGQEVRAIGYPLSDVLGESIKVTRGEVSGRGGPDGVDGFQIDATVNPGNSGGPLVDDTGRIVGVTNSLLAGAGISEVGFAIPSSKVIQLAKQLGIPIVVEDQSAAMSAADVIDRVSPAAVLLKVTVGSGGVGIEPPRAMEYSGYVYESRPPNAGNFSTGLPRDEQFSGKFRVNASGELFSDDSQGMMPAMLGGSSQIGIEVLPDAAPGRTVSRHRILIPPQQSHASGSTLDRYGFESFSSQRRLPWNRQPSPPEKTSKWMLGTESTTVTLGKPSADGIELEKSYSLKVEGESKDQPPLSITGHGKGTFDPTAGRMLNMHYRVTITVNQDNITARIPITLNYRLVDPSALEKERLARKEREQNRIREKARTLEHAGFASSPPTSTAAANEIEVKSVKAVPESPNLNKFDPNK, via the coding sequence ATGAAAACCGAGACACCAAGCATGACGAAGGACACCCATCGCAAAGAGCAAACGGGGGTTTTGATTCTTGTCGTTGCTGGTTTCCTGCTGGTGTTGGTGCTCGTCGCCAGCGTGGCCTCCTTCGCGGCTTGGAAACTTTATCACAGCGTGTTTGTTGTCGCCGAGAATCCACCGCCATCAGCGGATCTTCCGCATCCAGAACATTCGATCGTCTCGGAGCCGCAGAACCATCACGATGCCGCGACCGAGACAAACGTGACGGTCATCCCGATGGCCGCCGAACAGGCAGCCGAATCGACAGCCAATCCGCAGCAGGAAATGGATGTTGAAAGTGATCGCAAAAACGAGCTTGATGACGACGGTTCTAGCTCCGCTGTGGCGCCGGTCCGGTTGATTGCGGATCTTCCACCGCTGGGACCTGAGGTTCCTAAAACACTCGGATCGACCAAATCGCCGATCAAGTACGCTTGGGAATCCATCGAGTCGTTAGTTTACGACTTTGACATCGAAGCTGAACTGGGATCGCGGAAAATCAAGTATCGAGGTCGCAATACGATCCAGACAACGGACAAGTCTTCCACAGAATTCAGCGCCGACGCTCAGACCAACCAAGGGACTGGCAGCGGATTTCTGATTCATCCGCAAGGCATCGTCGTGACCTGCGCCCACGTCGTCAAAGGTGCAACTCGCATCGAAGCGGTGATGGAAGATACAAAATTCAACGCCAACGTGATCAAGTTTGATTTCGAAAATGATTTGGCGGTGCTTCGACTCGAGCAAACCGGGCTTCCCTTTTTGACGTTTGCCGATTCGGATCAAGTCCGTTTAGGCCAAGAGGTCCGCGCGATTGGCTATCCGTTGTCCGACGTCTTGGGCGAGTCGATCAAAGTCACCAGGGGAGAGGTGTCCGGAAGGGGCGGACCCGATGGAGTGGACGGGTTTCAGATCGATGCCACGGTAAACCCAGGAAACAGCGGTGGACCGCTCGTGGATGACACAGGTCGCATCGTCGGCGTCACCAATTCGCTGTTGGCGGGGGCCGGCATTTCTGAAGTCGGTTTCGCAATCCCATCGAGCAAGGTGATCCAGCTTGCCAAGCAGTTAGGCATTCCGATCGTGGTCGAGGATCAATCCGCTGCGATGTCTGCCGCCGATGTGATCGATCGGGTCAGTCCCGCAGCAGTGCTTTTAAAAGTCACCGTTGGCTCGGGTGGCGTCGGGATCGAGCCGCCACGTGCGATGGAGTATTCGGGTTACGTGTACGAATCGCGTCCGCCAAATGCGGGAAATTTTTCGACGGGATTGCCGCGTGATGAACAATTCTCCGGAAAGTTCCGAGTCAATGCATCGGGTGAACTTTTTAGCGACGACTCGCAAGGCATGATGCCGGCGATGTTGGGCGGGAGCAGCCAGATTGGGATCGAAGTATTACCCGATGCAGCGCCTGGACGCACGGTCTCTCGGCACAGGATCTTGATTCCTCCGCAGCAAAGTCACGCTTCGGGATCTACGCTGGACCGCTATGGTTTCGAAAGCTTTTCATCGCAGCGGCGTCTACCTTGGAATCGCCAGCCATCTCCGCCCGAGAAGACGTCCAAATGGATGTTGGGTACCGAATCGACAACCGTCACGCTCGGCAAACCTTCCGCGGATGGGATCGAGCTCGAGAAATCCTATTCACTCAAGGTCGAGGGCGAATCGAAAGATCAGCCACCGCTGAGCATCACAGGGCACGGGAAAGGCACGTTTGATCCAACGGCAGGCCGGATGTTGAACATGCATTACCGCGTGACGATCACGGTGAATCAGGACAACATCACCGCAAGGATCCCGATTACGTTGAACTATCGGCTCGTCGATCCGTCAGCGCTAGAAAAAGAGCGTTTGGCCAGGAAAGAACGCGAGCAAAATCGGATCCGGGAAAAAGCCAGAACATTAGAACATGCGGGGTTTGCATCGTCGCCGCCGACATCGACTGCGGCCGCAAACGAAATCGAAGTTAAGAGTGTCAAAGCGGTCCCCGAGTCACCCAATTTGAATAAGTTTGATCCAAACAAATGA
- a CDS encoding serine hydrolase — protein sequence MTILCKLRFSDARSLYWCLLLGMLVGGVTEAWGQTQESATAADTESTAGAIPDSETPSQKLDQLLAGVDASKLPALSLLVARDGRVLYRRTIGLANLEDSIAATAKTKFRIGSITKQFTAAAILRLVAENKMALDDTLDQFLPSFPRGDEITIHHLLTHTSGIPSFTETQEFWQRVTSPATEAEVIASFQELPLSFEPGKKYHYNNSAYFLLGHIVAQVSGKSFGDYLQEVFFRPLGMNDTGIHSPDLNLDLEAHGYSLEDDTFKPALNWHMSQVGGAGAMYSTVDDLMLWNEALFGGRVLTPELQEKAFTPYQNDYGYGWLIGKHRGLQTIGHNGGLNGFVSSLIRYPDQNLTIVTLHNASPSIPEMNPAAVTSKIAEMFLDAEMEPPVVHQVDTKVTPEILSRYVGRYDYGAAILVVTLEEGRLFAQLTGQGKAEIFPSSETEFFWKIVDASLAFQVDAEGRCTGGKHTQNGHTMNVDRLPDHVVVKLSTETLDRYVGLYDYGPATMTIRREGDRLLAKLGSQPEFPILPENETTFHWQVVQASIEFKVDDDGSVSGATHTQGGQQLEVSRIRTPQPE from the coding sequence ATGACAATCCTTTGCAAATTGCGTTTCAGTGACGCTCGATCGCTGTATTGGTGCTTGCTGCTGGGCATGCTGGTCGGTGGCGTGACCGAGGCTTGGGGCCAGACCCAAGAGTCGGCCACCGCGGCGGATACCGAATCGACCGCTGGCGCGATACCCGATTCCGAAACGCCCTCACAGAAGCTGGATCAACTGCTCGCTGGCGTCGATGCATCAAAGCTTCCTGCACTGTCGTTGCTTGTCGCCCGTGACGGCCGGGTGCTCTATCGCCGCACCATCGGGTTGGCGAACCTCGAAGATTCGATAGCGGCCACTGCAAAGACAAAATTTCGAATTGGCTCGATCACCAAACAATTCACCGCCGCAGCGATTCTGCGTTTGGTGGCTGAAAACAAAATGGCGCTCGATGATACGCTCGATCAATTCTTGCCGTCGTTCCCACGCGGTGATGAAATCACGATTCACCACCTGCTCACTCACACCTCGGGCATCCCTAGCTTTACGGAAACACAGGAATTTTGGCAGCGAGTCACGAGCCCGGCGACCGAAGCGGAGGTAATCGCTTCGTTCCAAGAGCTGCCGTTGTCTTTTGAACCAGGAAAAAAATATCACTACAACAATTCCGCCTATTTCCTGCTGGGGCACATCGTCGCTCAGGTATCCGGCAAATCGTTTGGTGACTATTTGCAGGAAGTCTTCTTCCGGCCTTTGGGGATGAACGACACCGGCATTCACTCGCCTGATTTGAATCTCGACCTTGAGGCCCATGGCTACTCGCTCGAAGACGACACATTTAAACCGGCACTGAATTGGCACATGTCGCAAGTTGGCGGTGCGGGCGCGATGTATTCGACCGTCGACGATTTGATGCTGTGGAATGAAGCATTGTTCGGTGGGCGAGTGCTAACGCCTGAGTTGCAAGAAAAGGCATTCACGCCCTACCAGAATGATTATGGATACGGTTGGTTGATCGGCAAACATCGAGGGCTGCAGACCATCGGGCACAACGGAGGTCTTAATGGATTTGTCAGCAGTTTGATCCGCTACCCGGATCAAAATCTGACCATCGTTACGCTGCACAACGCGTCTCCGTCAATTCCCGAAATGAATCCGGCAGCGGTCACCAGCAAGATCGCCGAAATGTTTTTGGATGCCGAAATGGAGCCGCCTGTGGTGCATCAGGTCGACACCAAGGTCACCCCCGAGATCCTTTCGCGTTATGTGGGCCGCTACGACTATGGAGCCGCGATTTTGGTGGTGACGCTCGAAGAGGGGCGGCTGTTTGCCCAATTGACGGGTCAAGGCAAAGCGGAAATATTCCCGAGCAGTGAAACCGAATTCTTCTGGAAAATCGTCGATGCGTCGCTGGCATTTCAAGTCGACGCCGAAGGACGTTGCACCGGCGGTAAACACACTCAGAACGGTCACACCATGAATGTCGATCGGTTGCCCGATCACGTGGTGGTCAAACTTTCCACCGAGACGCTTGATCGCTACGTCGGACTGTACGATTATGGACCCGCGACGATGACGATCCGCCGCGAAGGCGACCGTTTATTGGCGAAACTCGGCAGCCAACCTGAATTTCCGATTCTGCCTGAAAACGAAACCACGTTTCATTGGCAAGTCGTCCAGGCCAGCATCGAGTTTAAAGTCGACGATGATGGATCCGTTAGCGGGGCGACGCATACGCAAGGGGGCCAACAATTGGAAGTGTCGAGAATCCGCACGCCGCAACCCGAATAG